The genomic segment GTGTATGTAAATATCTTAGTCCTCATTAAACTTGTGTTGCTAAAACACTAGTTTTAGTGTTCATTGGTGCTTCTCTACTGACTTAGTGATTACTAGAATGGTTATGAAATAGTGATTTCTTAACTCTGTCATTCCTTCTACATTTCTTTATTGTAAAGAAGAGTGTTCTCTTCTCCCAattttatggcttttattatcAATATGGACCCATAAATTCCTATTTATTCCATAAGTATTTTCttactgtctttattttgtttttgtttggtctttgagacagtctcactctgtcatccagactggagtgcagtggcacaatctcagctcactgcagcctctgcctcctaggttccagcaattcttatgccttagcctccctagtagctgggtttacaggtgcatgccaccacacctggcatttttgtattttagtagaaacgaagttggccaggctggtcccaaactcctagcctcaagtgatcctcctgcctcagcctcccaaagtgttgggataacaggcatgagccactgtgcctggccaatgtctttattttgatgCTAAATAATCTGAGATTTGGCCATAGAAGGCCCCTTCAGTCTGGTTCTTGTGTCCTCTTGACATTTTCCcatcatttcttaaatttttttactttattgcaGAATGAGATGTTCCAGTATCATCTTCCCCTGcatttcatatgttttcatttatatgatTTAGAGTAGtttatatttatgcattttttatatttctaaagaaacattaaaacacTCTTAATAATTCTTGTCTGAAGTCCTGAAGCTTGTTGCCTGAGATATAGtaatctatattttaataataagctGTTTGATATCTGAAGAAAGCAAATACTGGAAGCCATAGTAGACATTACAGAAAGGTAATGAATTAATAGAGATTAATTCTGATACTTAGTTTGCCAAGAGATCAGAACCTAAGGAAATACTGTATACAAGCACAAAGATAGAGGTAattttgggccgggtgtggtgggtggatcacttgagatcaggagtgaagaccagactggctaacatggtgaaaccccatttctactaaaaatacaaaaaattagtcaggtgtggtggggtgcatctgtaatcccagctgttcgggaggctgaggcaggggaatcacttgaacctggaaggtgcaggttgcagtgagccaagatcatgccgttgcactccagcttgggcaacaagagcaaaactctatcaaaaaaaaaaaaaagaaaaaaggtagtaGTTTTGATGGTAGAGAAGAAACTGAAAGGCGATTCCTATTAGGAAACCAGtatactttctgttttttagtagaaCTTCAGCCTGACTTCAGGGACATCAGCATGACTATGCTTTGTGGGACAACCATACATATAGGCTCAGAATCTAAGATATCAGTACTTCTTGTGCAAAATTTTTGGCACACATGTataactgctgaaatacaaataatttggAATAGGTGAGTGCCAGCCCCCACAACCACAGGACAGGGCTAGTCTCATTCATAGCTCCTTTCTCCTCTCAGCCATGTCTACTTCTCAGAGTCCTACTTCTTCCCAGAAAGGAAGTTCTGGAAACCAGGAGATGACAGCTACACTTCTCACAGCAGGATTCCAGGTGAGTTGTGCTCTTTGTCATTGAAACTCCATAGCTTGGCAGTGTTTGTGGCATCTGCCCAATATCTAGTCTGTCTAGTTTGTAGCAGTACCTACTTGTCTCAAAAATTCTTTTGCCTAGGGACAGATTGATCCTGAATTTCCCCCAATAAATCTCATgcgttttcttcttcttcctggcTATTCAGATCTCTTTACATAGTATATTCCCAAGTCTTAATCCTCTCCCAGTACTGATGGATCTCTCAAACTCTAGGTTTGAGCTGTGAAACAGTCCAGTCCCCAAATGGGgatcttgttttgtttcagactTTGGAGAAGATTGAAGATATGGCTGTGTCCCTTATTCGAGAGGAGTGGCTTCTTGATCCATCACAGAAGGATCTGAGTAGAGATAACAGGCcggaaaatttcagaaacatgttctccctgggtaaggagagctgtcattattattgtcattttagatttttttgttttgtttattgtttatgtGTATGGTAGCTACAACCTTTCTGAAAGACATAGTTGAGTTTAAACTCAGGATCCAACAGAGGGTTATACCGTTGAGACTTCTTGAAGTTTTACATGAAACTTCTGTTCTCTTGTCCAGAACTTTCTTACATTTTGTACCTTGGTACTAGCATGTTTGCCATTGGGGAACTGACATCTCACAGATACTCTCTGAGTTCATACATTTCCACTCCAAGTTGTCATGGGACTCCTATGTAGATTTTTCTCACATAAATTAATTGTACGTTCTCCTTTTGATGACTATTTAGGGGCATTTGCCCATTTCTATCCTGCTAATTAGTTCCTTTAGTAGTTCCGTATTCCTTCTCACTCCCCAATTTCACCTCACCTCAGTTGATCCTTTCCTGACTTTAGTTCCCCTTCCAATAactctctttttttaatggcaCCTTTTTCCTAGTTGACTAGCTCATATTAAGCAAAGTCACTATTAAGAAGCCATTTTGGAGATAGAAGTTTTGTGTTTACTTTTAGGTGTTCCATGTGTACTTTCCTTTTCCCCTATCTTCAGTTTCTCCTAGCATAAAGAGTAAGAAGTGACAGTggcttgatatttattttttacattttaatttcaggtGGTGAGACCAGGAGTGAGAACAGGGAATTGGCTTCAAAACAGGTAATATCTACTGGAATCCAACCACATGGAGAGACAGCTGCCAAATGCAACGGGGATGTTATCGGGGGTCTTGAGCATGGAGAAGCCCGAGACCTTCTGGGCAGATTAGAGAGGCAGCGGGGAAATCCCACACAAGAGAGACGACACAAATGTGATGAATGTGGGAAAAGCTTTGCTCAGAGCTCGGGCCTTGTTCGCCACTGGAGAATCCACACTGGGGAGAAGCCCTATCAGTGTAATGTGTGTGGTAAAGCCTTCAGTTACAGGTCAGCCCTTCTTTCACATCAGGATATCCATAACAAAGTAAAACGCTATCACTGTAAGGAGTGTGGTAAAGCCTTCAGTCAGAACACAGGCCTGATTCTGCACCAGAGAATTCACACTGGGGAGAAGCCGTATCAGTGCAATCAGTGTGGGAAGGCTTTCAGTCAGAGTGCAGGCCTTATTCTGCACCAGAGAATCCACAGTGGGGAGAGACCCTATGAATGTAATGAGTGTGGGAAAGCTTTCAGTCATAGCTCACACCTCATTGGACATCAGAGAATCCACACTGGGGAGAAGCCCTATGAGTGTGATGAGTGTGGGAAAACCTTCAGGCGGAGTTCACATCTTATTGGTCATCAGAGGAGCCACACTGgggagaaaccctacaaatgcaATGAGTGTGGGAGGGCCTTCAGTCAGAAGTCAGGCCTTATTGAACATCAGAGAATCCACACTGGAGAAAGACCctataaatgtaaagaatgtgggaaagctttCAATGGGAACACTGGTCTCATTCAACACCTGAGAAttcacacaggggagaagccctacCAATGTAAtgagtgtgggaaagcctttattCAGAGGTCAAGTCTCATTCgacatcagagaattcacagTGGTGAAAAATCTGAATCTGTAGGAGTTTAGGAACAGCTTCAGTTATAGTTTGAGCATTATTCAGCATTAGAGAAACCACACAGTGGTGAGAGGTCTTTCAGTGTACTAAAAGGCAGAAAGGTCATTGCAACTTTAGTGCCAGAATCTATAGTGGTGGCAAAGTTAGAATAGCTTTTTAGTAATTTGGGCCCAGTGCCTTCATGATTGATTAGCTTGACTGTCTTTGAAAGTATCTGATGGAGCTCCTGATGGTCTAATGTAtcctttagaaatttaaaatagcattagAGCAAGTTGCTTGTCATGGCTTGAGGcacttaattttgtcttttgggtGAGTAGCTATAGGATTGAGAGAGGCTGCTACTCCTAGTTCCTCTGCTTATTCCTATCTCCTGTGATCCCCCTCCCATTTATTCCCTTGAAGGTGCCCTTGTATTCCTAATCTGATCTAAGAAGCTGCTCTAGAGTCAGAAGTAGCTTCTGTATGAAACTTATATTTGTATGTAGCTTTCTAGAAAAATTTTTACAGACACTTAATGTATTTATGCTTAAGTGTgcatttttttattctaaattccCTCTAGTCAGTGGGAATTTGTATTCCCATACAAACTCAGAATGCTATATTTTTTAACAGcactcatttttcttcatatatgacCTTCACTGACTCCATTGAGTCACTGACCATTCATACATATCCTTCACCACCCCCAGTCCCAGTACCTGTGTCAGCATCGGAAGTGGGCACACTAGTGACGGTTATGGGAGTTAATACAGAGAAAGAAGTGAGTGGAAACTCAGCCCAGATGTTCTTGAGCCTGAATAGTTACACACTTTGGTGACTTACGACTCTCCTTCCACCTCCCCACTGTACACTGTGGTACAAATAGATGTTTGCACTAACCTAGTTATGGCATCAGAtaggagatggagacagaggtGCTTTAGGAAGACAAAACTCCTTATAAAGAATGTATACTCATCCTTTTTGGCCCATTACAGTACTGCTTTCTCAGGTTCTTATCAGCCTGTGCAAACTCCCTGACAAGATAGTCTGTCACTCCTGTCATTACCTTGTACCCACCTCTTTAGATGGCCTCAGCACCTCACTCATTATTCTCCATCTGTTTCTTGCCATTAGTTTATATGACTTTAATATCCACAGTGATAATCTAATACCTTACCTTacagtttttcattcttttgaaatcTGGTGCACTCCATCTGTAATCCATGTCTGTAATCTACCAACAAAGATATACTATTAAACTCACTATCATCAGGTACTATATTTCGTCTTTGAGGCTTTCACTATACCAAGGAATACTGTATAAAGTAATGAGGCTTGTTTAAAGTAACATGCCAGAACTTACGCATCCAGTGTGGGTTATCACTTATTATTCCCAAGTACTGTTATACCAATAGTACTACTATATGCTTCCAGATATTTGGAACACTCTTAGAATTCCCATTTAATAAACAATATGAGAAAACCCTCTGTTACACTTCATTTTAATCATTTGAGTAGCCAGTTATTTACCAGAGTTGGAATTGAGTAATTTTTGGCTTACCAAAATTTACCTTCAAACTTAAAATTGATTCCATTAAACCTATTCGGAAGAAAATTATATAGGTTTTGGTGAAAAGTTCATGATTTCACCCTGTGACTGTCCTGAAAAGGAATAACAgttaatcatataattttttattgatagatcaaaaaaagcaatcaaaatCTTTCCTC from the Saimiri boliviensis isolate mSaiBol1 chromosome 4, mSaiBol1.pri, whole genome shotgun sequence genome contains:
- the LOC101042268 gene encoding zinc finger protein with KRAB and SCAN domains 8 isoform X1, which produces MAEETRKPSAPSSPNQTPEEDLVIVKVEEDHGWDQESSLHENNPPGHELFRLRFRQLCYQETLGPREALIQLRALCHQWLRPDLNTKEQILELLVLEQFLTILPEELQTLVKEHQLENGEEVVTLLEDLERQIDILGRPVSARVRGHRVLWEEVVHSESAPEPPSTQLQSEATQHKSPMSQGSQERAMSTSQSPTSSQKGSSGNQEMTATLLTAGFQTLEKIEDMAVSLIREEWLLDPSQKDLSRDNRPENFRNMFSLGGETRSENRELASKQVISTGIQPHGETAAKCNGDVIGGLEHGEARDLLGRLERQRGNPTQERRHKCDECGKSFAQSSGLVRHWRIHTGEKPYQCNVCGKAFSYRSALLSHQDIHNKVKRYHCKECGKAFSQNTGLILHQRIHTGEKPYQCNQCGKAFSQSAGLILHQRIHSGERPYECNECGKAFSHSSHLIGHQRIHTGEKPYECDECGKTFRRSSHLIGHQRSHTGEKPYKCNECGRAFSQKSGLIEHQRIHTGERPYKCKECGKAFNGNTGLIQHLRIHTGEKPYQCNECGKAFIQRSSLIRHQRIHSGEKSESVGV
- the LOC101042268 gene encoding uncharacterized protein LOC101042268 isoform X2 — its product is MSTSQSPTSSQKGSSGNQEMTATLLTAGFQTLEKIEDMAVSLIREEWLLDPSQKDLSRDNRPENFRNMFSLGGETRSENRELASKQVISTGIQPHGETAAKCNGDVIGGLEHGEARDLLGRLERQRGNPTQERRHKCDECGKSFAQSSGLVRHWRIHTGEKPYQCNVCGKAFSYRSALLSHQDIHNKVKRYHCKECGKAFSQNTGLILHQRIHTGEKPYQCNQCGKAFSQSAGLILHQRIHSGERPYECNECGKAFSHSSHLIGHQRIHTGEKPYECDECGKTFRRSSHLIGHQRSHTGEKPYKCNECGRAFSQKSGLIEHQRIHTGERPYKCKECGKAFNGNTGLIQHLRIHTGEKPYQCNECGKAFIQRSSLIRHQRIHSGEKSESVGV